A section of the Sulfitobacter sp. S190 genome encodes:
- a CDS encoding regulator: MAILKFSATAVAAQIAHARSCATFLPNWNGPVDTPALILIVGNGVHLRSNGIDGSTTRIVTTSQADPSFAFADGINPLRDVDWIARRQAAFRDLTGQFYTDILEDLQTLIDRGHGTLRLATDGHTVRIFVRRASDYLIGGTYDVPSGLGGTFRVVLMDVCDTFATVRNAGNCEDFDAMQPYRVPLDTLIDVDDRRAA, encoded by the coding sequence ATGGCTATTCTTAAATTCTCCGCGACAGCTGTCGCGGCGCAAATCGCGCACGCGCGATCCTGCGCGACTTTCCTGCCCAACTGGAACGGGCCCGTCGACACACCCGCGCTCATCCTGATCGTTGGCAATGGTGTGCACCTGCGCTCCAACGGCATTGATGGAAGCACCACGCGGATCGTTACGACCAGTCAGGCCGATCCGTCTTTTGCCTTTGCGGACGGCATCAACCCGTTACGCGATGTGGACTGGATTGCGCGGCGCCAGGCCGCGTTCCGCGATCTCACTGGTCAGTTTTACACTGACATCCTCGAAGACCTGCAGACGCTCATCGACCGCGGTCACGGCACACTCCGGCTCGCCACGGATGGCCATACGGTGCGGATTTTTGTGCGCCGCGCATCCGACTATCTGATCGGGGGCACCTATGATGTGCCATCGGGGCTCGGCGGCACGTTCCGGGTTGTGTTGATGGACGTTTGCGACACCTTCGCGACTGTCCGAAACGCCGGAAATTGCGAGGACTTCGATGCGATGCAGCCTTATCGCGTGCCGCTCGATACGCTTATCGACGTCGATGACCGGAGGGCGGCATAG